In Acidobacteriota bacterium, one DNA window encodes the following:
- a CDS encoding aldo/keto reductase, producing the protein MDVRALGKNGPVVSAMGLGCMGMSEFYGTRDDDESILTIHAALDAGVDFLDTADMYGPYTNETLVGKALADRPGRAVLATKFGIVRDAADPAKRGVCGRPDYVRSSCEGSLKRLGVETIDLYYLHRVDPATPIEDTVGAMASLVKEGKVRWLGLSEASPDTLLRASKVHPIAALQSEYSLFTRDAEAAVLPACRELGIGFVAYSPLARGFLTGKYRSLADFPEGDYRRVAPRFAGENFAKNLALVARVADLARRRKATPAQIALAWVLSRGADVVPIVGTKNRERLEENLNATDLVLRPADLAELDAAFPPGAAAGERYPAAAMATVGR; encoded by the coding sequence ATGGACGTCCGCGCACTCGGGAAGAACGGCCCCGTCGTCTCGGCGATGGGTCTCGGCTGCATGGGAATGTCCGAGTTCTACGGGACCCGGGACGACGACGAGTCGATCCTCACGATCCACGCGGCTCTCGACGCCGGCGTCGATTTCCTCGACACGGCCGACATGTACGGCCCCTACACGAACGAGACGCTCGTCGGCAAGGCCCTCGCGGACCGGCCCGGGCGGGCCGTCCTCGCGACGAAGTTCGGAATCGTGCGCGACGCCGCCGACCCGGCGAAGCGCGGCGTCTGCGGGCGGCCCGACTACGTCCGGTCGTCCTGCGAGGGAAGCCTGAAGCGCCTCGGCGTCGAGACGATCGACCTTTATTACCTCCACCGCGTCGACCCGGCGACGCCGATCGAGGACACGGTCGGCGCGATGGCGAGCCTCGTGAAAGAGGGAAAGGTCCGCTGGCTCGGCCTGTCGGAAGCCTCTCCCGACACGCTTCTCCGGGCCAGCAAGGTCCACCCGATCGCGGCGCTTCAGAGCGAGTACTCGCTCTTCACGCGCGACGCGGAGGCGGCCGTCCTGCCGGCGTGCCGAGAGCTCGGAATCGGGTTCGTCGCCTACAGCCCGCTCGCTCGCGGGTTCCTGACAGGCAAGTACCGGAGCCTCGCCGATTTTCCCGAAGGCGACTACCGCCGCGTGGCGCCGCGCTTCGCCGGCGAGAACTTCGCGAAAAACCTCGCGCTCGTCGCGAGGGTCGCCGACCTCGCGCGCCGCCGGAAGGCGACGCCCGCGCAGATCGCGCTCGCCTGGGTGCTTTCGCGCGGCGCCGACGTTGTCCCGATCGTGGGGACGAAGAATCGCGAGCGCCTGGAGGAAAATCTCAACGCGACGGACCTCGTGCTCCGGCCGGCCGACCTCGCGGAGCTCGACGCGG